The following proteins are encoded in a genomic region of Bacteroidales bacterium:
- a CDS encoding DUF5655 domain-containing protein, with the protein MKKTKSKKAVSPKKSKVTASKKNQKTTPKVKAEKTKKTDYPSWTMPEHLHESDHKNLKRIYELHKEGKFDVAISFASGLDTIVREEIPLDIWKEIGGTLTNKAEEELKSIKKKEETKSEQAEATRNITHFPHPHVMKNGKLQEFTDEFNINSKCVDEAKFYKKSDLEEFVIENHKTLFGENTVIIDNTKSTNEYFPNMFLFDFKEQDKPRMYVIEVNVSDDSLGLLYARITHFIASLKNKNYQNDFLALLCKTIDADKKEKKELQTRLKEEQDIPGLLSEMLDNRPAILLVKDNENAVLDLMQTVYVETWGKMIRQILVKKYYCNDDTIYNVSPLFANIWKNEKIKKDEIVKCTEEDHLNAVSENIRNIYNEIKTALLETDDTLEFNAKKHYVSVKKNKNLMFFHLRKKNINLVIMNPEDDTRKQIKHHEIKTLPASVQKFWNGACCTLVIENADNLKEVSSLLKKIIVKS; encoded by the coding sequence ATGAAAAAGACAAAATCAAAAAAAGCTGTTAGCCCCAAGAAATCAAAGGTTACAGCAAGCAAGAAAAATCAGAAAACAACTCCGAAAGTAAAAGCGGAGAAAACTAAGAAAACGGATTATCCCTCGTGGACAATGCCTGAACACTTACACGAAAGCGATCATAAAAACTTAAAAAGAATTTATGAATTGCACAAAGAGGGAAAATTTGATGTAGCTATTAGCTTTGCCAGTGGACTTGACACCATTGTCAGAGAAGAAATCCCGCTTGATATTTGGAAAGAAATCGGAGGAACACTCACTAATAAAGCCGAAGAAGAATTAAAAAGCATTAAGAAAAAGGAAGAAACAAAATCAGAACAAGCGGAAGCAACAAGAAACATAACTCATTTTCCCCATCCGCATGTTATGAAAAATGGCAAATTGCAGGAATTTACTGATGAATTTAACATAAACAGTAAATGTGTTGATGAAGCGAAATTTTATAAAAAAAGCGATTTGGAAGAATTTGTTATCGAAAATCACAAAACACTCTTCGGAGAAAACACTGTCATTATTGATAACACAAAAAGCACAAATGAGTATTTTCCGAATATGTTTTTGTTTGACTTCAAAGAACAGGATAAGCCGAGAATGTATGTAATAGAAGTAAATGTTTCAGACGACAGCTTGGGACTTCTTTATGCCCGTATTACTCATTTTATAGCTTCATTGAAAAACAAGAATTACCAAAATGATTTTCTTGCCCTGCTTTGTAAAACAATTGATGCGGACAAAAAAGAGAAAAAAGAATTACAAACAAGATTAAAGGAAGAACAGGACATTCCCGGACTATTATCCGAAATGCTTGATAACAGACCCGCTATATTGCTTGTAAAAGACAATGAAAATGCTGTTTTAGATTTAATGCAAACTGTATATGTTGAAACTTGGGGTAAAATGATAAGGCAGATTCTTGTTAAAAAGTATTATTGTAATGATGATACGATTTACAATGTAAGTCCCCTCTTTGCTAATATCTGGAAGAATGAGAAAATCAAGAAAGACGAAATTGTAAAATGCACCGAAGAAGATCATTTGAATGCAGTATCGGAAAACATCAGAAACATTTACAATGAAATCAAAACCGCTTTGCTTGAAACAGACGACACGCTTGAGTTTAATGCAAAGAAGCATTACGTCTCGGTTAAGAAGAACAAGAATCTTATGTTTTTTCATTTACGAAAGAAAAACATCAATCTTGTTATAATGAATCCCGAAGATGACACGAGAAAGCAAATCAAACACCATGAGATTAAAACTCTTCCGGCATCAGTGCAGAAGTTTTGGAATGGGGCTTGTTGCACGCTTGTTATTGAAAATGCTGACAATTTAAAAGAAGTTAGCAGTTTATTAAAAAAGATAATTGTAAAATCATGA